The Liquorilactobacillus nagelii DSM 13675 DNA window AGTCGATTCATTGAAGTTTGGTACGGAGGAGCATCAAGTGGTAAATCTCATGGTGTTGTTCAAAAAGTAGTTTTAAAATCATTGCAGCCTTGGAAACATCCTAGAAAAGTACTTTGGTTGCGAAAGGTTGATCGAACAATTAAGGAATCAATCTTTGCTGATGTTCTTGATTGTTTAGGTACTTGGAAAATATTGGCATTTTGTAAAGTGAATAAGTCAGACCGAACCATTGAATTACCGAATGGCTCGGTTTTTTTGTTCAAAGGAATGGATGATCCTGAAAAAATTAAGTCTATTAAAGGCTTATCTGATGTGGTGATGGAAGAAGCATCTGAATTTACGATTGATGATTATACTCAACTTACTTTGCGACTTCGTGAACCGAAACATAAACAACGTCAATTATTTGCAATGTTTAATCCAGTGTCTAAATTGAATTGGACTTACAAGCAATGGTTCAGCGAAGATGCTCAAATAGATACGAAACGAGTTGTAATTCATCATTCAACCTATAAAGATAATAGATTCTTAGATAAAGATAATATTGCAACTATTGAACGCTTGAAAGTTACTAATCCAGCTTATTACAAGATTTATACGCTTGGTAAGTTTGCAACATTGGATAAGTTAGTATTTCCAGTTTATAAAACTCAACGATTACACGTGGATCAGCTGCAAGATATACGAAGTTTATTCGGTCTTGATTTTGGTTTCGTTAACGACCCATCAGTATTCATTCACGTTAAAGCCGATATGAGAAATCTAAAGCTTTATATCCTTGAAGAATATGTAAAAAAAGGGATGCTCAATAATGAGATTGCAAATGTAATTAAAGACCTAGGATATTCCAAAGAAGTGATTACAGCTGATGCAGCAGAAAAGAAATCAATTGAAGAAATTAAGCGTAATGGAGTTAGTCGAATTAGACCAGCTACAAAAGGTCCAGATTCAGTTATTCAAGGAATTTCATTTTTACAACAATTTGAAATTATTATTGATGATCGTTGTGTTAAAACGATTGAAGAAATTGAAAACTACACTTATCAGAAAGATAAAAAGACAGGTGAGTATATTAATAAACCAGTCGATTCATATAATCACTGTTGGGATGCAATTAGGTATGCCGTTGAAGAAGTAAACGGTCAAGCAAGACCGAAGTTCAAGACGATTAATATAACAATTTAAAGGTGGTGAAATAATGGCAAAAGTAAATGGTAAAGGTTCAATCAGTGAGAACGATATGTTTTTGTTTCCAGTTGGCGAAGAATTAACAAGTGACGATATTGAAGGATTTGTTAAATATAATCAGCAAACACTAGCAACTAATTATCAAGAAAATATCAATATGTACAAAGGTCATTATCCGATTCTAGATCAAGAAGCTAAACCGCTAAATAAACCAGATAATCGAATCTTAGTAAACTTTGCAAAATACATTACAGATATTTCCAATGGATTCTTTATTGGTGTTCCACCAAAGATTAGCTTGCCTGATGATTCAAGTAATGATGATTTGCAGACATTCAATAATCGGACATCAATGTTTGATAAATTAAGTGAAGTTGCTAAACAAAGCAGTATTTACGGCCGTTCTTTTTTAATGCTCTATCAGGATGAGAATGCTAATACTAATTGTGCTGTTTCATCACCGCTAAAATCATTAATGGTTTATGACGATACCGTTGCTCATAATCCTGTTTGTTTTATTCGATACAGTGTTGATGAGGATAATAATTTAACTGGTACAGCATACACTGATAGTGAGATATTGAATTTTGATAGCGACTTTAAAATTATTGATCGTAAGCCGCATTTGTTTAAATCAGTTCCAGCTGTCGAATTTATTGAAAACGAAGAACATCAAGGAGTGTTTGAATCTGTTAAACCGATTATGAATGCAATCAATAGTGCACTATCTCAAAAAGCCAATGACGTTGAAGCTATTGCTGATGCGTATCTAATGTTTAAAGGCGGCGAGTTTGATGCAGATATGATTAAAAACATGTCTGATAATCGAGTGA harbors:
- a CDS encoding PBSX family phage terminase large subunit, translating into MTKINLSFPKPGRVFNRQIYDNLFDYSRFIEVWYGGASSGKSHGVVQKVVLKSLQPWKHPRKVLWLRKVDRTIKESIFADVLDCLGTWKILAFCKVNKSDRTIELPNGSVFLFKGMDDPEKIKSIKGLSDVVMEEASEFTIDDYTQLTLRLREPKHKQRQLFAMFNPVSKLNWTYKQWFSEDAQIDTKRVVIHHSTYKDNRFLDKDNIATIERLKVTNPAYYKIYTLGKFATLDKLVFPVYKTQRLHVDQLQDIRSLFGLDFGFVNDPSVFIHVKADMRNLKLYILEEYVKKGMLNNEIANVIKDLGYSKEVITADAAEKKSIEEIKRNGVSRIRPATKGPDSVIQGISFLQQFEIIIDDRCVKTIEEIENYTYQKDKKTGEYINKPVDSYNHCWDAIRYAVEEVNGQARPKFKTINITI
- a CDS encoding phage portal protein; the encoded protein is MAKVNGKGSISENDMFLFPVGEELTSDDIEGFVKYNQQTLATNYQENINMYKGHYPILDQEAKPLNKPDNRILVNFAKYITDISNGFFIGVPPKISLPDDSSNDDLQTFNNRTSMFDKLSEVAKQSSIYGRSFLMLYQDENANTNCAVSSPLKSLMVYDDTVAHNPVCFIRYSVDEDNNLTGTAYTDSEILNFDSDFKIIDRKPHLFKSVPAVEFIENEEHQGVFESVKPIMNAINSALSQKANDVEAIADAYLMFKGGEFDADMIKNMSDNRVIANESPDSDAKFLERPNGDGTQENLLDRLAEYLFQTAMVTNLNDVNTTGSADTASGYSIELKMQAMRSLASNKERKFTNALREFYRILFNISNVAKTSFVKKVVNTLTGNTQSNPADELSFQFTRNLPRNIANEATTAQTLEGIVSKETQLKVLSIVDDPKAEIQKIQDEEKEGITSAVNSNPANYNFDNQQKSGVEDDETDDEQ